The following proteins come from a genomic window of Astatotilapia calliptera chromosome 11, fAstCal1.2, whole genome shotgun sequence:
- the fbxo43 gene encoding F-box only protein 43 codes for MQCTPESSLYLDGSKGQHCYDDCSDSGYSGFFQSPHSTSGADSCRSLSPVELDETPKENLRVSVTPKKIREQVRFLGRDSRKVSAVSWCETPKICKRNTSLRQRLLLCKPTVDVKNDNTRSPCTRGIESPVSGSEPYLNTSFDSVDTEMGASSTLKVDQDLPLSGRKRRVLFTQVRTSTLEDGKHNCCHLPSFEKEASLTDLDMSEHIFASGQCNVKTPGFNEFLPISKENSQSPLGSMTDNLYNGSSVLCTPSSAHTPSYIRSLSEDSGFSSVTLDKSQDSTVDHDGSFQELLLSASKGNSETPNPTEGRRRSRLQRQHRLSTLKEGGSQSEEDPMDRKHQHPYQCYSHSKEDEVFAGDITPRSVLSVKCGNAVSSDRLGSAKKDYTTPQRVTKTKAQDMTPCSTDFGNPDITPLRMTPVNLSLTPALQLVQAMCQHHAQMLAGQSPSLKEQLKSAAALTKTPSTLRTTMPLAGLIGRKMGLEKVDILTELMKRNLRHILAVILCQMDSESVYRCSCVCKSWNQILQQDKLASTMRRSHLSQVEAALELGAAVHVADAETRAMLLKRSALKTVQAQSRTSSYCTPQSGSRALTPLQLSALHSDSSSKRDKFLEVAKTLFNDECLKPCPRCQHPARCHSGKREGVCSRADCGFQFCMSCLCTSHGSRECGSHSAGRRRKDILPGSAQSKRNVKRL; via the exons ATGCAGTGCACTCCTGAATCTAGTCTTTATCTTGATGGCTCTAAAGGGCAGCACTGCTACGATGACTGCTCTGACAGTGGATACTCAGGTTTTTTCCAGAGCCCACACAGCACCAGTGGAGCTGATTCATGTAGGTCTTTGTCTCCGGTGGAACTGGATGAAACGCCCAAAGAGAACCTCCGGGTTTCTGTCACGCCAAAGAAGATCCGAGAACAAGTCAGATTTTTGGGCAGAGACTCCAGGAAGGTTTCAGCTGTAAGCTGGTGTGAAACTCCTAAAATATGCAAAAGGAATACCTCGCTGCGACAGAGACTTCTACTGTGTAAACCCACTGTAGATGTCAAAAATGACAACACAAGATCACCGTGCACCAGAGGGATTGAATCCCCTGTCAGTGGGTCTGAACCCTATTTGAATACATCATTTGACTCTGTAGACACTGAGATGGGGGCATCAAGCACTTTAAAAGTGGACCAGGACCTGCCACTATCAGGCAGGAAGCGCCGTGTTCTGTTCACACAGGTGAGGACCTCAACTCTTGAAGATGGCAAGCACAACTGTTGTCACCTTCCCAGTTTTGAGAAAGAAGCCTCACTCACAGATCTAGACATGAGTGAACACATTTTTGCATCTGGTCAATGTAATGTCAAGACTCCAGGCTTCAACGAATTCCTGCCCATCTCTAAAGAAAACTCTCAGTCACCACTGGGCAGCATGACAGATAATCTATATAATGGCTCAAGTGTCTTGTGCACACCATCATCTGCACATACACCCAGCTATATCAG GTCGTTGAGTGAGGACAGCGGTTTCAGCTCAGTGACTCTTGATAAATCGCAAGACTCCACAGTGGACCATGATGGCTCGTTCcaggagctgctgctgtctgcctcCAAaggaaactctgaaactccAAATCCAACAGAGGGAAGGCGCCGCTCCCGTTTGCAGCGTCAGCACAGGCTCTCTACGCTTAAAGAAGGTGGCTCTCAGTCTGAGGAAGACCCAATGGACAGAAAGCATCAACATCCTTATCAATGTTACAGCCATTCTAAAGAGGATGAGGTTTTTGCTGGGGATATCACCCCTCGCAGTGTCCTCTCTGTTAAATGTGGTAATGCCGTGAGCTCTGATCGCTTGGGCTCAGCAAAAAAAGATTATACCACCCCACAAAGAGTGACTAAAACCAAGGCACAAGACATGACCCCTTGTTCTACAGATTTTGGCAATCCAGATATCACACCACTCAGGATGACTCCAGTTAACCTCTCTCTGACTCCAGCGCTGCAGCTGGTTCAAGCTATGTGTCAGCACCATGCCCAGATGTTGGCTGGTCAAAGTCCAAGCCTGAAAGAGCAGCTGAAGTCTGCAGCAGCACTGACCAAGACCCCAAGCACTCTTCGGACCACTATGCCATTGGCAGGGCTGATTGGCAGGAAGATGGGCCTGGAGAAGGTGGACATACTCACAGAGCTGATGAAGAGGAACCTCAGGCACATCCTGGCTGTTATACTTTGCCAGATGGACTCTGAGAGTGTCTATAG gTGCAGCTGTGTTTGCAAAAGCTGGAATCAAATTCTCCAGCAAGACAAGCTAGCTAGCACAATGAGAAGAAGCCACCTGAGTCAAGTGGAGGCTGCTCTTGAG CTTGGTGCTGCTGTCCATGTCGCTGATGCAGAGACCAGAGCCATGTTGCTTAAGCGATCAGCTCTGAAGACAGTTCAGGCCCAGTCTAGGACCTCCAGCTACTGCACTCCACAGTCAGGAAGCAGGGCTTTAACGCCACTGCAGCTCAGCGCCTTGCattcagacagcagcagcaaacgGGATAAATTTCTGGAG GTTGCTAAAACCCTCTTCAATGATGAGTGCCTCAAGCCTTGTCCGAGATGTCAGCATCCCGCAAGATGCCATTCAGGCAAAAGAGAGGGAGTGTGCAGCAGAGCTGACTGTGGATTCCAGTTTTGCATGTCATGCTTGTGTACTTCTCACGGCTCTAGAGAGTGCGGTAGTCACTCTGCAGGCCGTCGCAGAAAGGACATACTTCCCGGAAGCGCTCAAAGCAAGCGCAATGTTAAAAGACTATGA